The genome window CGTGATTTTTTGACCTACAGGTTCCCTATGCGCTCCGTCCTTCTGATCGTCGGCCTGCTAGCGGTGTTTTTCGCCGCCTGGCAAAGCCATCCGCCCCATGTACTGGCACCGTTTGCCCAGGTGAGCCCGAACACCGCCAAAGTGGCATCGGCTCCGCAGTACACCAGCCGGTTTGTATCGACACAGCTCACCGACTTTGTGCATTCCTCGTCCGTCACCGCCCTGCCCGGTGGCGACTTGATGGCGGTGTGGTTCGCCGGTTCCCGCGAAGGCGCCGCCGATGTGCAAGTGCGTACCGCGCGCTTTGACGCCCACACCGGAGAATGGGGCACCGAGCAGGTACTGGCCACACGGGAAAGCACCCGCGACGGCACGCAGCGCTATATCCGCAAGCTCGGTAACCCGGTGATTGCCCTGGCGCCGGACCAGCGCCTGTGGATGTTTTATGTGTCGGTGTCGGTGGGGGGCTGGGCTGCCAGTGCAATCAACGTGATGGTGTCCGATGACTTGGGCGCCAGTTGGTCGGCACCACGGCAACTGGTGACGTCGCCGTTCTTCAACATCAGCACGCTGGTGCGCGCCGCGCCGGTGTTCCATGCCGATGGTTCCATAGGGCTGCCGGTGTATCACGAGTTCATGGGCAAGTTTGCCGAGTACCTGTACTTGAGCGCCGACGGGGCGGTGATCGACAAATTCCGCATCAGCCGCGGCAAGCACTCCCTGCAACCGACCATCGTGCCGCAGGATGGCCTGCGCGCCGTGGCGATGTTGCGTTACGCCGGCGACACCCACCACCGCGTGCTGGCCAGCCGCACCGAAGACGCCGGGCAGACCTGGAGCGAGCCGTACCCGCTGGCGCCAGCCAACCCCAATTCATCGCTGGCGGCGGTGGGCACGCAGGATGATGGTTTGCTGGTGGCTCTCAATGACTTGGAGGACGGTCGCTTCAAGCTCAGCCTGTATGGCACCGACGCACAGCTCACACAGTGGCGCACCGTGGTGGAACTGGACCAGTCACCCGACCCACTTGGCGAACCGTTTTCGCCCGAGGCCTATAAAGCAATCATCGGCGAAGGCTTCCGCGCCTCCAGCGGTGCCCGGCGCCTGCCGCTGGAGCAGCGCTTCCTCAGTAACCTCGACTACCGCGTGTGCAAACCCCAGGGCTGCGATTTCGAATACGAATACCCGTATTTCAGCCGCAGCCCGGACGGCATGTACCACCTGGTGTACTCGTGGAATAACACCTTTATCAAGCATGTCAGCTTCAACGAAGCCTGGCTGGCGGAGCGTCTGTAATGGTTGCTGTGTGGCAGGCCCATTTGAGTTTTGTGTTGCTGGGTTTCGTGGCGCTGAGCGCGCTGCGCTTCACCGCAGCGTGGCGGCCATGGTTGCTACCGGTGCTGGTGGCGGTGAGTTTTATCCCGGTCAATGCGCTGCCGTTGGCGGCTTATGTGCGCAGTTTTACCGATGACTTGGCGATCAGCACCTTGGTGTTGCTGGCGTGGGTGGGGTTGTGCCGGCTGGGTGTGGTGCGGGCGCTGGATCGACCCCAGCAGGTACAGATGCTGCTGCTGTTTGGGCTGCTGAGCCTGTTGCTGTACCCCGCCACCTTGGGCCTGACCTATGTCGATCCTTATCGCTGGGGCTTCAACCCTCGCCCGATGATTGTGCTGGTGGCCGTGGCGGCACTGGTGATGCTGTGGCTGCGCAACTCGCTGGCGGTGTGGATGTTGGCGGTGGGCACGCTGGCGTTCGCGCTGCGGCTCAAGGCGTCGGAAAACTATTGGGACTATCTGGTCGATCCGCTGTTGGCGGCTTACTGCGTGGTCGCTGGACTGATGAAGTTCAAACTGTGGGAGGTGGCTTGCTCTGGATGGCGGCGTGGCAGCCAGCACATCCGGCGCTGAACCACCGCCATCGGGAGCAAGCCCCCTCCCACATTGGATTTGTGTTGTTTTAGAGAATGGGAAATAGGATGAGTGCGTTGCAATCACGCCGCCTGCGCTACGGCGTGGGCGCGATCGGGTTGGTGTTTGTGCTGCTGGCGGCGTTGCGGCTGGTGTTTGTGCTGGGTTTTTCCGGCCTTGATTTCAGTACCCCGGCCCTGCTGGAAACCCTGGGCATCGGCCTGCGGTTCGACCTGCGCCTGGCGGTGCTGGTCCTGCTGCCGCTGGCCGTGCTGGCATGGCTGCCGCGCTGGAACCTCATCACCCTGCCGGCCCTGCGCTGGCTGGCACGCGGGTATCTGACGGTGGCGCTGGCATTGGTCGGCCTGGTGTACATCATCGACTTCGGCCATTACGCCTACCTCGGCGTACGCATCAATGCGACGGTGCTGCGCTACCTGCAAGACGCACAGATTTCACAACAGATGGTGTGGGAAACCTACCCAGTGCTGTGGATAACTGCCTGCTGGCTAGCGGCGGTGGCGCTGTGGGTCTGGGCGCTCGTCTGTCTCGAACGATTGACACTCGACCGTGCGCCCAGCGCCAGCGGCAAGCTGTCCTTGGTCGCCGTTTCCGCCATTGCAGTGGTCAGCGTGCTGCTGGCGCTGCTCGGCCGCGTCGCCCATCTCAATCTGGAAAACCCGGTCCCCCTGCGCTGGAGTGATGCGTTCTTTTCCGGCAACAGTCAAGTCGCCGCGGTGGGGCTGAACCCGGTGCTGTTTTTGTACGACACCCTCAAAGTCGGCCAGTCGCAGTTCGATGAAGCCCAGGTGCGCAAGCATTACCCGCAGATCGCCGACTACCTGGGAGTCGACCAACCTGATGCGCAGCAACTCAACTTTATTCGCAGCCAGAGCGTGCAGCCGTATCGCCTGGCGGGCGAGCGCCCGCCCAATGTGGTCTTCGTGATGCTCGAATCCCTTGGCACCAGCGCCGTAGGCGCCTACGGCAACCCGCTCAACCCCACGCCGAACCTGGACAAACTGGCCACCCAGAGCTGGTTCTTCAAACACTTCTATGTGCCTGTCACCGGCACTGCCAAGACCGTGTGGGCGAGCATCAGCGGCGTGCCGGACGTGACCCGCCAGGAGACTGCCACGCGCAACCCGCTGATCACGCGCCAGCACACGCTGATCAACGCCTTCGAGGGTTACCAGAAGTTCTACATGATCGGCGGCAATGCCGGCTGGGCGAATATCAACGCGTTGATTCGTCAGAGCATCGACGGTGTGCAGTTGTATGAAGAACGCCACTGGCGTTCACCACGGGTGGATGTGTGGGGCATTTCCGACCTGGACCTGTTCAAGGAAGGTGACGCGTTGCTGCGCGCGGTCCCGAAAGACCAACCGTTCTTCGCCTACCTGCAAACCTCCGGCAACCATCGCCCGTTTACCATCCCCAAGCAAAACGACGGTTTCCAGGTGAAGGACGTCTCCCTGGAGCACGTCCAGGCCGCCGGCTCGCGCAGCGTCGAGCAGTACAACGCGGTGCAATTGCTGGACTACAACATCGGCCGCCTGATGGAAATCGCCAAGGCCGGCGGCTGGTACGACAACAGCATTTTCGTGTTCTTCGGCGACCACAACACGCGCATCAGCCAGATCCCGCACATGGCGCCGGCCTTTGAGCAACTGGGTTTGGAGAGCAATAACGTACCGTTGCTGATCCACGCCCCTGGCCTGGCCCCCCGGGTGATCGAGGAGGCTGTGGGCCTGGCGGACCTTTTGCCCACCGTCGCCGGCATGGCGGGCATACCGTTTCGCAATGGCGCGATGGGTCGTGATATCCAGCAGCCGGCGCCCGAAGGCGAACGCGTGGTACCCCTGGTGTTGCGCGAGGGCACCTTCCCGATCATCGGCGGCGTCACCCGGCACTTCCTGCTGCAGATGCAACACGACGGCAGCTCGCCGACCCTGCACGACTTGGCCTCACCCACCCCGCGAGAGGACGTGGCCACGCAGCACTCCGAAGAGTTTCAACGTTTGCAGGCCTTGACCCGAGGGCTGCATGAGAGCGCACGGTTGATGCTGTTCAGAAACGTACGAGAGTGATTATTGGGGCTGGAAAGTTTCGAGGTAGGCCAGGATGTCGGCAATCTTGTCCTGGTCGCTGATGCCC of Pseudomonas azotoformans contains these proteins:
- a CDS encoding LTA synthase family protein; amino-acid sequence: MSALQSRRLRYGVGAIGLVFVLLAALRLVFVLGFSGLDFSTPALLETLGIGLRFDLRLAVLVLLPLAVLAWLPRWNLITLPALRWLARGYLTVALALVGLVYIIDFGHYAYLGVRINATVLRYLQDAQISQQMVWETYPVLWITACWLAAVALWVWALVCLERLTLDRAPSASGKLSLVAVSAIAVVSVLLALLGRVAHLNLENPVPLRWSDAFFSGNSQVAAVGLNPVLFLYDTLKVGQSQFDEAQVRKHYPQIADYLGVDQPDAQQLNFIRSQSVQPYRLAGERPPNVVFVMLESLGTSAVGAYGNPLNPTPNLDKLATQSWFFKHFYVPVTGTAKTVWASISGVPDVTRQETATRNPLITRQHTLINAFEGYQKFYMIGGNAGWANINALIRQSIDGVQLYEERHWRSPRVDVWGISDLDLFKEGDALLRAVPKDQPFFAYLQTSGNHRPFTIPKQNDGFQVKDVSLEHVQAAGSRSVEQYNAVQLLDYNIGRLMEIAKAGGWYDNSIFVFFGDHNTRISQIPHMAPAFEQLGLESNNVPLLIHAPGLAPRVIEEAVGLADLLPTVAGMAGIPFRNGAMGRDIQQPAPEGERVVPLVLREGTFPIIGGVTRHFLLQMQHDGSSPTLHDLASPTPREDVATQHSEEFQRLQALTRGLHESARLMLFRNVRE
- a CDS encoding sialidase family protein → MRSVLLIVGLLAVFFAAWQSHPPHVLAPFAQVSPNTAKVASAPQYTSRFVSTQLTDFVHSSSVTALPGGDLMAVWFAGSREGAADVQVRTARFDAHTGEWGTEQVLATRESTRDGTQRYIRKLGNPVIALAPDQRLWMFYVSVSVGGWAASAINVMVSDDLGASWSAPRQLVTSPFFNISTLVRAAPVFHADGSIGLPVYHEFMGKFAEYLYLSADGAVIDKFRISRGKHSLQPTIVPQDGLRAVAMLRYAGDTHHRVLASRTEDAGQTWSEPYPLAPANPNSSLAAVGTQDDGLLVALNDLEDGRFKLSLYGTDAQLTQWRTVVELDQSPDPLGEPFSPEAYKAIIGEGFRASSGARRLPLEQRFLSNLDYRVCKPQGCDFEYEYPYFSRSPDGMYHLVYSWNNTFIKHVSFNEAWLAERL